The window TGTTGCCCCCGCCTACCACAATGGCAACCTGGACACCCATGCTCACAACTTCTAATACTTCTTCTGCAATCCCTTGCACGATCATGGGATCAATGCCGTAGGCTAGCTCCCCCATTAGGGCTTCACCGCTCAATTTCAGCAGAATGCGCTGGTAAGTCATCCCGGTGTAACGCTTTTTTAAGTGATCTCCCACTTAAGATAGCAGCACAACTGCCGTTGTAGGGCCCTGTGTTGCAAAGTTGCAAAAGGTTACATTAGACACCTTGCTGCCTAGGCAACGTCCCTGTAGCGTTAGGCGAGGCTAGGGAACGCAGGATGGAGAAACCAGGATCCGTCGGGCGGCTAGCTGCGCCATTTGATGGTGCTGCCGGTGGCGGGGTTGGAAGCCACGGTAATTGGTTGATCTGCTAGCAGTTGGGCGATCGCATCTTGAAAGTAGTGGTGGACGGCTTGGTTGAGCTGATGGTTGGCATCATCAATGGCCCCGCGATAGCATAGCTTTCCCTGGGCGTCGATCAAGAAGGCTTCCGGTGTGTAGTCGGCCCCAAAACTGCGCAACACATCTTGGGTGGCATCTCGCAGGTAGGGGAAGTTGAGCTGGTGGTCGTTGGCAAAGCTAATCATGTTGCCGAAGTCATCTTCGGGATAGCGGCGATCGTCATTGCCGTTGATGCCAATTAGCGTAAAGCCTGCGGATTGAAATTGGGTCTGAAGCTGTTTGAGGCAGTTGAGGTAGGTGCGCACATAGAGACAGTGGTTGGATAGCGTTACCACACCCACGGCCCGAAACTGCTGTAGATAGTTGGCTAGATGATGCACTTGGCGATCCACCCCGCGTAGTTCAAAATCAGGGGCGTAGTCACCAATGCGGGTACCGGTCTGTTCTATAAAAGTCATGGATGCCACAAGATTCAGCGAGGTGGGTCAAACGAGCGATCGCTGATCATAGATCGGCGATCTATCGGACAAGGTCAACTCGGACGATGTCAACAGCCAGCAAGACAGCAGTTCGGTGCAACCTAGGTGAGCAGGATTTAGGTGGGAACGTCCCACTGTTGGGCGATCGCTTGATAGCCGATGAGTTTATACACCAGCTTAGCCGCAGTGAATTCCGAAACAACGGAGTCAACCACAGGGGCCAATTCCATCACATCACAACCCAGGACGTCGTACTGTTCAAACAGCCGCCGCAGAAATTCTGTAAGGCTATACCAATCTAACCCACCGGGCTCTGGGGTGCCGACGCCGGGCATGTGGGTGGGGTCGATGCCATCGAGGTCAATGGTTAGGAAAACTGCACGGGTGGGAATGCTAGCGATCGCCCGATCGATCCAATCGGGCTGGCGAGCAATTTCCCGCGCCCGAAACACGCATAGATCTTTGTCACGAATCAGGTCAGCTTCTTCTCGGCAAATGCTGCGAATGCCAATTTGCACCGTGGGCAGCCCCATGTCTAACACCCGTCGCATCACGCAGGCGTGATTGTGGATGGAACCTTCATATTCCTGACGTAGGTCGGCATGGGCATCAATTTGCACGACCGTGAACGGGGTGGATGACGATTCTTGATAGGCCCGCACTAGCCCTTCGGTAATGCTATGCTCTCCCCCTAGGCCAATCACAAACTTGCCATCATCCCAAAGCGATCGCACCGTCTTACAGGTGTCTTGCAGCATCACCGCTGCCGTGAGCATGGGTTGGCTGCGGGTGTCGGCAATGGGCGTATGGGTGTAGATGCCGACGGGCCAATATTCTTGCTCCAGTTCTTCGTCGTAGTATTCAACTTGCTGCGACGCATCTAAGATTGAAGCGGGGCCATCTTGACACCCTTTGCGGTAGGTTGTTGTGGCTTCGTAGGGAATGGGCAGAATCACCACCCGCGCCGTTTCGTAGTCTGCCGCGACCTCGTCTCCCAAAAAGGGACTATGGGCAGTGGGTTTTTGCGTCAACATGGGGCAACTCAGTCCTGTGATGTAGTGGGATGGTGTAGTGGGATATTGGATGGAATAGCTGGGGAAGTCAGGCAGGGAGCGATCGCCGCCGATCCGCCAGAAGCGCTGGGCCAAGCCTGCCCTGCTCTCAAGAACACGAACTCCCTACTATCATGCCTAAACTAGAAGAATTATGCCCCATGGCCTGCCCTATCACCATGGGCAATTTCCTGCTTGTTCAGTCTTTCGTTCTTGACCTCCGTTTCAGTGATTCACCATGAGTATCTTGACCCTGCAATCCGTTAATAAAGACTTTGGTATTAAAGAAATTTTGCGGGAGGCAAGCTTCAGCCTAGGAGCAAACGACAAGGTTGGACTGATTGGCACCAACGGCTCCGGCAAGTCTACGCTGCTGAAAATTTTGGCGGGGCTAGAGCCCATTGACAGCGGTGAATGCTGGGTGAATCCCAATATCCGCGCGGTGTATTTACCCCAACAGCCGCAGTTGGAGAGCGATCGCACCGTGTTAGAACAGGTCTTTGCCGACAGTGGCGAACAAATGGCCCTCGTGCGCCAGTATGAAGCCCTATCTCACCAACTGGGGCGGGTTAGCGGTCAAGACATGGATCGGATTATGGGGCAACTTTCCACCATTTCTGAGCAAATGGCAACCGCTGGAGCTTGGGAGCTAGAAACCAAGGCTAAGATCATTCTCAGCAAGCTGGGCATTGAAGACTTTGAAGCTAAGGTCGGCACGCTGTCCGGTGGCTACCAGCGGCGGATTGCCCTGGCCACGGCTTTGCTGTCTGAGCCAGATTTGCTGCTGATGGATGAGCCCACTAACCATCTAGATACCGACTCTGTGGACTGGCTGCAAGGCTATCTGAATCAATATCCTGGAGCCATTTTACTGATTACCCACGATCGCTACTTCCTAGACCAAGTCACCACCCGCATTCTAGAACTGGATCGGGGTGACCTAACGGCCTATGCCGGTAACTATGCCTACTACCTGGAAAAGAAGGCGATCGCTGAAGACGTAGACGTGAGCCGCCAGCGTAAACATCGAGGCCTGCTGCGGCGAGAGCTAGAATGGCTGAAACGCGGCCCCAAAGCTCGCAGCACCAAGCAAAAGGCTCGTATCGATCGCATCTCTGATATGCAAGATCAGGAGTTCAAGGGCGGGCAAGAGCGGGTGGAAATCTCCACGCCAGGGCGGCGCATTGGCAAGAAGGTAGTAGAACTCCAGGATGTGAGTAAAAGCTATGGCGATCGCACCCTGATTCAGTCCTTCACCTATGCCTTCAGTCCCGAGGATCGGATTGGCGTCATTGGCGGCAACGGCGTGGGTAAATCCACCCTGCTGAATATGATCATTGGCAAACTTCCCCCCGACAGCGGCACCGTTGACATTGGTCAAACCATCCACATCGGTTATTTTGATCAACAGTCGGAA is drawn from Candidatus Obscuribacterales bacterium and contains these coding sequences:
- a CDS encoding thioredoxin family protein; its protein translation is MTFIEQTGTRIGDYAPDFELRGVDRQVHHLANYLQQFRAVGVVTLSNHCLYVRTYLNCLKQLQTQFQSAGFTLIGINGNDDRRYPEDDFGNMISFANDHQLNFPYLRDATQDVLRSFGADYTPEAFLIDAQGKLCYRGAIDDANHQLNQAVHHYFQDAIAQLLADQPITVASNPATGSTIKWRS
- a CDS encoding ABC-F family ATP-binding cassette domain-containing protein; translated protein: MSILTLQSVNKDFGIKEILREASFSLGANDKVGLIGTNGSGKSTLLKILAGLEPIDSGECWVNPNIRAVYLPQQPQLESDRTVLEQVFADSGEQMALVRQYEALSHQLGRVSGQDMDRIMGQLSTISEQMATAGAWELETKAKIILSKLGIEDFEAKVGTLSGGYQRRIALATALLSEPDLLLMDEPTNHLDTDSVDWLQGYLNQYPGAILLITHDRYFLDQVTTRILELDRGDLTAYAGNYAYYLEKKAIAEDVDVSRQRKHRGLLRRELEWLKRGPKARSTKQKARIDRISDMQDQEFKGGQERVEISTPGRRIGKKVVELQDVSKSYGDRTLIQSFTYAFSPEDRIGVIGGNGVGKSTLLNMIIGKLPPDSGTVDIGQTIHIGYFDQQSETLMAAANQEQRVIEYLKDEASLVQTKDGDQITASQMLERFLFPSNQQYLPLHKLSGGEKRRLFLLRVLMKAPNLLILDEPTNDLDVQTLGVLEDYLDQFNGCVIIVSHDRYFLDRTVDQIFAFHPGGEVRRYPG
- the speB gene encoding agmatinase, with protein sequence MAQRFWRIGGDRSLPDFPSYSIQYPTTPSHYITGLSCPMLTQKPTAHSPFLGDEVAADYETARVVILPIPYEATTTYRKGCQDGPASILDASQQVEYYDEELEQEYWPVGIYTHTPIADTRSQPMLTAAVMLQDTCKTVRSLWDDGKFVIGLGGEHSITEGLVRAYQESSSTPFTVVQIDAHADLRQEYEGSIHNHACVMRRVLDMGLPTVQIGIRSICREEADLIRDKDLCVFRAREIARQPDWIDRAIASIPTRAVFLTIDLDGIDPTHMPGVGTPEPGGLDWYSLTEFLRRLFEQYDVLGCDVMELAPVVDSVVSEFTAAKLVYKLIGYQAIAQQWDVPT